TTAACCCTCTCCTAATTTAGTTTGTACCATAAAAGGCAAGTAAACATATTCTAATACCATGgcattagttttttttgttctcacTACAGGGATTTTACTAATGGTGACCTATGCACAATGTCACTGAAGAGCATGAATATCTAGAAATCCGGTTATCAATTTGCTTTACCTCCTTCCATTCTGTCCTTTACAAATGCTGTATACAGAGAATAAAATACATCAAtctaacaaaacacagcaaaataaatctaaaatgtgtttcacacCTGTGTTTTACAGTATTCAGTGTGGTATATATTGTAACTTACTTATTGTCATTCTTCCCTTACCCTTGCTTAGTGCATACTTGCAAATAGCAGCTCAATGGTAACCTCTTTTATGCATCAATATGGACTGATTGCTGATTGAGCAGAGGTTTTGTGTATGTACTGAAGAGGTTCACATTCAAGGGACATCAGCTGTGACCTGAAGTTCAaattttgtttgtcattattGACTCAATTGagttatgtgtttttttgtaggGAGTTGTGTTTATGGGTTGGACAAAATATGAATAGCATTGACattgtgtgtgaaagcaatgagaaatgacTAACTGTTTcgcaaacaaagaacactgtgCTCATTATGTTACAATGGAGTCCATTTAGAGCATGAGGTAATTCTCTCTCAGTTAACCGCCTCAGGCTCCAGCGATGCTGGTCATAATGCACTGCCTCATGGGAATCCCACCTACTGTCATTGGCAAGTCAAGGCTTGAGCCGCATATCATTTCTTGTTATCTGTACTCTTTGGGGCTCAGTAGTGATGCTCAGTAGTGATCTTCCCTTACCTGTCATTGTTCACAGTGACCTCGTTGGCGTGCTGCAGAGAGGCCGTGGCTGCCCCCTGGTTGACTTCCTGTAGCATCATGATTATACCCGTCTCACCTTGTCCCGCCCTACAGGAAGAGGTGTGTCCACACAGCAGAGCCACCTCCCCCCCACTCTCCCCCATCGTGCCTGAGAGTGCAAGAGCAGAAGACCATAATGAGACGTCCTGTCTGTCGTGCTCACCACTGACCTAACCAAGCGCGTCAGTGCCGTGAGTCATTGTGTATTCACCTGGTGTCAGGTCTGTGTCTCTGCTCATTTTACCTGGGGTGTACGCGTTTGGGCACGGTGGCCTCCCCATCCTGCCGCATCCATGGTAACCACAACGCAGCAGCCGGGCGTAGGCCGACCTAAAGTCTCTGTTTAGGGCAGCGTATAGCACGGGGTTGAGAGCTGAGTTGGCGTACCCCAGCCACACCACAATGGGGTATTTTGACGGGAAGTCTGTCTGCTTCTTCAGACCCTTGATGGTGAACATGGTGAAATAAGGGAACCAGCACACCACGAACGCCCCGATCACTGCCGCTAAAGTCACCGTGGCTTTGTGTTCCCGCAGAGCGACCGCGGTTACCGAGTTGAGGGCTGAGGGCGGGGTTGACGAGGGGTCGCCGCCGCCGTTGTTGTTGAGGTGGGGTCGCGTGTGGATGATGCGTCTGGCCTGGCCCCGGGCAATGCGGAGGATCCGGTAGTAGGTCCAGCACATCACCAGCAGGGGGAGATAGAAGGTCAGGGAGGCGTCCACCGCAGCGTACGACGGGTTCAGCTCAAATTTGCACTCCCCGTGCTCCTCCGGTCCGAGGTTCTGCACTTTGCCGTCCTCCGTGTTCCAGCCCAGGTGTATCGGCAGGAACGACACCGCCAGCGACACTGCCCACACGGCCGCCATCGCCACGGCAACTCTTCTGGGCAACACCAGTGAGGAGTATCTAAGGGGCATGGTCACAGCCAGGTAGCGGTCCAAGCTGATGGCCAGCAGGGTGAGGATGGAGGCAGTGCATAACATAACGTCCAGTGAGGTGTAGATGTTGCAGAAGGTTGGACCCAGCGGCCATTCTGTGAAGTAGCTGAGGGCAGAGAAGGGCAAGACCAGCATGCCAAGCAGAAGGTCGGTGACGGCCAGGGACACGATGAAACAGTTTGTGAGGCAGCGGAGACGTCTTGTGgcacagacagccagacacaccAGCACGTTACCGCACACGGTCAGCAGAATGAGTAGAGACATGGAGATGCCTATTATCACCCCAGACAGCATCCTCCCTGCCCTCCACCTAGTCCCAGCACTAACCCCTGCCCTCCACCTTGACCCAACACTAACCCCTGCCCTCCACCTTGACCCAACACTAACCCCTGCCCTCCACCTTCACCCAACACTAACCCCTGCCCTCCGCCTAGACTCAACACTAACCCCTGCTCTCCACCTAGACCCGACACTATCCCCTGCCCTCCACCTAGACCCAACACTAACCCCTGCCCTCCGCCTGGACCCAACACTAACCCCTGCCCTCCGCCTGGACCCAACACTAACCCCTGCCCTCCGCCTAGACCCAACACTAACCCCTGCCCTCCACCTAGACCCAACACTAACCCCTGCCCTCCGCCTGGACCCAACACTAACCCCTGTCCTTACTCCAGTTATACCCAGACCTGTGGATTAATCCTTCAGAGAAAGTATATCTTGACATGACCAGATCAATAAACATGTCTGAAGATGGACATTCATCTGTCTTTTATTTtccttaatatttttttgtaaatctgACACATTTATATATCAGATTATATGTGAACTCATGATGTCGAGGTCAGCGTGACCCCAGGTCCCGTGTCAGGTAGAGGTCAGCGTGACCCCAGGTCCCGTGTCAGGTAGTGGTCAGTTTAACCCCAGGTCCCTTGTCAGGTAGAGGTCAGTGTGACCCCAGGTCCCTTGTCAGGTAGAGGTCAGTTTAACCCCAGGTCCCTTGTCAGGTAGAGGTCAGTTTAACCCCAGGTCCCGTGTCAGGTAGAGTTCAGTGTGAACCCAGGTCTTATTTGATTTACAGATCTGGTTGACCCCAGGTCCTGTATAAGTTAGAGATCCTGTTGACCCCAGGTCCTGTATAAGTTAGAGATCCGGTTGACCCCAGGTCCTGTATAAGTTAGAGATCTGGTTGACCCCAGGTCCTGTATAAGTTAGAGATCTGGTTGACCCCAGGTCCTGTATAAATTAGAGATCCGGTTGACCCCAGGTCCTGTATAAGTTAGAGATCCGGTTGACCCCAGGTCCTGTATAAGTTAGAGATCTGGTTGACCCCAGGTCCTGTATAAGTTAGAGATCCGGTTGAACCCAGGTCCTGTATAAGTTAGAGATCTGGTTGACCCCAGGTCCTGTATAAGTTAGAGATCCGGTTGACCCCAGGTCCTGTATAAGTTAGAGATCCGGTTGAACCCAGGTCCTGTATAAGTTAGAGATCTGGTTGACCCCAGGTCCTGTATAAGTTAGAGATCCGGTTGAACCCAGGTCCTGTATAAGTTAGAGATCTGGTTGACCCCAGGTCCTGGTTGAAGAAGAAATGATGGGCTGATGGTTAGTCCACTGGATGATGAAATATTGTAGAACAGCTGCTTCTGTTAGTTGCTGGCTCACTCCGTCCCATATCACATTCAGGCCACGACTTCCtctaaacatacagacagaaacaggaagTTGGTTTACAAAAGTATCATGACCTTTGTATGGCAAGGAGATACACTTCCACTACAGCACAGCTACTTCCACTATCAGAAAATGTGAAGTAGACCAAAGCAAAGCACGGCACTTTCTGTCTTATCAAGATTAGAGATGGAAAATGAGGGTCGTAGTTAACACTGGTATTGGCTGGAATATTCAACAAGATATGCTGATAAagttacctgtgtgtgtgtgtgtgtgtgtgtgtgtgtgttggtgtgtgtgaatgtgcgtCAGCAATTGTTTGCTCACCCTCTTATGATTAAATGGAGTTTTGGGACATGTGCCAGCGTTGGTATGTTAGTAGTCTAATCTTTCAAAGTGCTTATCATTTAATTTACCAACTcagtgggggagggggtgagaAAGTGGTGGGTTTTAAAGGGAGTGGTGGTGGGAAAAGGGAAGCCAATAGCCTTTTTGCTTTCACTCTGTCCACAGATGTTAATGCCATTTAACCCAGTTGAAGACTCACATGTTCAGTGCGATGAACTCATTATTGGATTCTGGATTCAAACAGAAATCGggatcacacacacatggagAGATCACCTAAAGGTACATGCAATCTGCCATTGTAACATCACATCTCTAGCAATCTCTTTCTTTCGATCACTCACTCACATactcactcattcacacactcacacacaccttttctctttctctactATGGTTTTAGGGGACTGTTGGCAGAGCATGTCTGTACCTAGGCAGCCCCTGTGCCTGGTGATGGCCCTACACTGGCCCACGACAGACCCATTTCCCACAGACAGGCCTCAGAGgggtgtctgtctttctgtccgtACCTCCAACCCTCAgtctattaaaataaaatgtatcaaaacaaCCTTTCATGTCAATTATtaaattctgaaaatatttaaagaaatgcaTCTTCAGACCAACTTCCTAATGATTCCTTTTTTGGACTGGTGATTTTATTTAAGTGcccattccaaaaaaaaaaggtgcataCCCACATAGGTCCTAAAATCCCCAAATCTAATTGATAAAAGGTCCATGGCATGAGCATCTTAAAACATCACAGATTAAGGGAGGGACCTAAGGTAATTACTGACGAATTTATAAATGATATTGTCtagcaaaaaatatatgaatcaCTAGTGAGTACACAGCTTCACTCCTTTCTgactacattttgtaatgtgcTTTGATCAGGGTGTGTAGAGGCTATAATGTATCAGTGTATCTGCAACCACGCTGGTTGTAGATAATATTATTGCCAGAGACGTGGACTATAAGATGGATTGTGCTGCATTGTTTAGAGACGTGTCGAATGACTTTGACATAATTCATTATTCCCTTTTAATTAGCTTTGATGTCATCAGGTCTGAGAGCTCATGTCTGTTTTTGAGGTCATTCCCATTTCAGGATTCCATGCAATACAACTCAGGCGATGATGATCAAagtggtcaaataaaaaaatattgaagaaATGCGTTAATATTAGGTCCTCTTTTGTTCACACTTAATATaccaaaattacatttgaaatattgtgagaaatgttaacatttattttcgTGCTGATGACCACCACTTATGAACCAAGCTTTTTCCTACATTCGGTCTGACGGTCTTGATATTAGTTGACAGGAGTATTTAACACCTTACCCTTGCCCTGTTTATAATATGTTTAagatatttttttccagaaatgtttgtccagaaaatcactgtcTTGATTTTTTTATGCTAAATGTTTgaaacatacatgcatacattcaTGCCTACATTTTGGTGCTCATAGTGCTTTTCAAAATCTGGAATACAATGTGCCATTGATAAACAATGTGCTAACCGtaatattttctaataattttaataatatctaatttgcatgcatgcatgctcACACACGTACTTTTATCAGTTGTTTTGTTATAGAAGTAGTATACCTTTTCTGTCATTTCAGACTAATGCGTTTACATCTTACAAGACATATCATTGGTCTGTCACAAAGCTATGAGTTTACATGAGCTATTTAAGCAGAATGTGATCTGTTATTATTTGAAAGATGGTATATTGAAACACTGTAGGTCATTTTTAAGCCCTTGGTGAGTTATTTGTATACACTGTGAAAGGATAATAACTTCATCTTGAAATGACCTTACATGACATTTCAGATGACATTTCAGATGACCCAAGCCATATTAGGTTCACATGAGAGTTACATCCTGAATCCTTCCCTTGTCGTCTCTATATAAGTGAATTCGGGACCACTTAGAGGTGAAATGACTGGATGGGTTTTTGTCAGTAGCTTTAATCAGTAGTTTTAAGGGAAGCAAAGGGAAGTGAATGTTTTATCAAAAAGGGCAAGATTTATCTACGTATGTGTgctagtaataaaaaaaaactgcgtAGCCAAAGGAAATTGGAGTCTAGCCAAAGGGTTTGAAGTTGGCTTTTTCTCTAGAACTGGGCCTGCAAAGATTATATCATGCAGTGCCTGGAGAGAGTTGAAGTTTAAGTCTATTCTGATCTCCATTGGCTTTTACAAGAGCAGCAGCCATTCTTTCTAAACCGTATGATTTGTGTTCGACATAGATGCCATTTTTAAAAATTCGACTCAAACCGCTGCATTTTAACAAGGAATTGGCCTGGGTACTGAGTCAAATGCTGATTTAACCTTTAAGTATAAATGatgaacatttacataattggtCATTCAAGAAAAGTATTCATGCAATTCTCATGTGAGACGTGTTGGAAACACTCAAACATACTGCAATTCCAAGTTATATTCATATCAACAAATATCTGATGTTGTGTGCATTCAATTTGGGATACTTCACATTGACTTTGGATTGGCGCCTGCCAAAAACAGTGACCAAAAACTGTTGTGACTGTAGTCTTTTTGTTCTATTGTAATTAGTTTATGAAAATAACTAGATAACAAACCAAACAAGCCAGCTATCTATCTAACTAGCTTGCCCCGTTTCCCAAAGCCGCAGATAATATTTTACAGCTCATGTGTTCTTATCGCAGAGGTTTGTTGTTGTCATAGGTTGAAAATAGAAAATTGTCTTTACATTATGCTGACATTATTGAAATTGCCATGTCTTCACAATAACTGTTGTTAGTGTGAATACGCCTTTATTTTGAACACAGACATATATAGTCACATAGAAACCAAAACGGCAGGTTGGTCATGTCATGCTCAGACAACCTTGCTTTAGCTCTAATGGAAAATCAACTAAACACTGCTAATAATTAATACTAACATACGAAACACAGTTGAGGGGTCAGCCAGAGGACCCCTCAACTGTTTTTTACACAAACATTATCCAAAGTAGGCATTCCTTTTTCAGCACGTGTAGGAGTCTAGATGTCCATGTAGTCGCAAACACGACAGTTTACAAATATGACAAAGCTTTTATCTTTTTCTCTATGCTGATCTTCCACACGATCACAAGAGCTCAATACCACAATGAGAACCACACCGTTTACACAAACAAATGATTTGGTCTCACTTCTTCTTTTAAAAGTTGACTAGGAAAGAGACAATTCTAATCAGGTTTTTCTGTAGAAAACCATGCATCCACTTTTCCTCATTCCCAGTTTCAAGGAGATTCGATGACCCCTGTGTTATTGTGCTCCAAGTACCTTGCAGTCTGTGAACACTGAATGTTGGCAGAGCATGTAAATGGCTGTGtaagttaaaaataataattcacacAGGGCAGTTGGGGCCAGAGACAAATGTCTTTGGTAGCTTATTAATGCGCTTCCGAACAGAACCTATTGATTGGCTTTTGAACACTAGCAAAACAtgatttgaaaacaaatgcattcaAGTTCGTGTCAAAGCTGGAAAGAGAGTGCTGTGTGAGAATGTGGGTCTGGGGCCATCTACTACGAATGTGAGCAACATGACTGTCATTATCATAAGAAACAGGGTCAAACTTACCCCAGTCTAAGTGGTTCTCCGGCCCCCCGTGGCGTCAGCGTTCTCGTCTCTGCCCCTCTGTTCTCTGCTCCGTTAGACTGGACTGGACTGGCTCATTCatcacatgtgtttgtgtgacttccccccccctctctcttctattccctctctctctctctctcgctctctgtctctccctctctctcttcccctatAGGTCGTACACTCTGTTAGTCAATGTATGAGTCTTCCCATTTACAATGCTCACCAAGTGTTGGGACAGCAAAGTAGAATTGGAGTTTTTGCTCTACATACGAGGCAAATGACAACAGGTCTAAAAGATGACTATCAGGCTAAAGTATGGACTGCTACACGTAGTATTCTGTTAGAAGATgggatgaacacacacatctgtGATCACATGAGCACAACTAACCACCTCAACTGTTTCACTTTCTTCAGTCCTCCTGACAGCACAGGCCTGCAAGCTCCACCCTCTTTTCTCCTTGTGAGGCACAGGGTTTCTGCCTTCCTTGCGGAATCACGTCAAGGTGATAGCGTATCGCAAGCACTcaggcactcacacacatacttgcAGACCGGTTTCCATGCTCTCTCTGACTCTTGGGCAAGGGCCAATTCGGCTGGACTGTTAGGGCTCTACGGATGTCAGAGGGAAAGTTGAATAACAGCAGTGAAGATTTAAAATAGAATAGAACTTCTCTGTAGTGTGAAAAACACATCTCCCCAGGACCACTGTAGTTGCTGTTGTGTGGAGGTACTGTTCAGCTTTGGGCTGGAACATAGATGTACTGCAAGTATAGAGTATGAAGCATGATGAAAATGCCTACTTTCAGCTGCAGgaattatttttgtgttcaGTGGTTTTAGTGGTTGAGATCATGTTAGTGAGCGGAAAACCTACATCCCTCACAGAAGGAAACTAAAACTACTTAATCTGACACACTCTTCTATATCCTCATCTTTTTAGGCCTCAGCCTCTGCACACTCGTAGTTTGCATTCTACCAAGGTCGACTGCTCCTACCAGGTGAAGTGAAGAAGATCTGTGTCTTCTCTACTGGCTCTCACTACTAGTGTCTGCTGTGTGGTCAGTCCTATGTGTAACGAACACTCGGACCAAGGGGTTGAGGTTTCAATTGCGGAACACAACCGTCAGATTTATTATCACGGCACCAAAGGGCTGAGGCAAGAATCACAACAAGAGGGGCGAGCAGGTGAGTTCGGTAACTGGTTGACAACACGAGAAGGCGACGGTAGAGGTATGGGCAGGCTGGCAGAATAGTCCacagggcaggcaggcaggtcagaagGCAGACTACTAATTACGGAGACAGACGGGAACAGGGCAAAGGGAGAAAACCACAACAGGTAGGAACGAATTGGTTAGCTCGATCACTAGGCAAAGGATTGGCACGTTCACagcaaacaatacctcacaaccaAATGGTGGCTGAAGACTGGCTTAAATAGGGGGAGACAATGAGACACAGGTGTTAGTATTACAGTGATTGTGATCTTGAATGAGAGCTGCGTTCAGGTCCACTACGCCATGAGGGCGTAGCGTTAACGGGCAGAGGGCGCGAGAGGGTGGAGCTGGAGCCGTTGAGTCAGGGGAACCAGCCGACACATCTTGGAAAAGCGATCCACTACAGTCAAGATTATGGTGTAGCCGTCTGACTCAAAGTCCATGGCAATGTGTGACCGGGGGCGGTGTGGAATTGGCAGGGGCAACAGCTTACCTTTGGGCAGGTGACGGGGGCTCTTTGACTGGGCGCAAACCGGACAGGACAGCACGTATTTGCGTACATCGTCGGCCAGGGAAGACCACCAGTATATGTTGCCAAGAAGCTTCATGGTGCGGGTGATTCCGGGATGCCCAGACCCCAACGATGTGTGGCTCCACTGCAACAATTGGGGTCTAACAGAAGCAGGGACGTAGGTCTTTCCCGGGGGGCAAGTAGGAGGGGCAGGTTCGACTTTTAGGGCTTcttggatggtgtcctggattTCCCACCGTATCGGGCCCACCTGGCAGGTTGGAGGAAGAATGGTGTCTAGAGCCGGAAGGCTGGATGTCTGTTTGAACGTGTGTGACAGGGAATCCGCCTTGACGTTTTTCTAACCAGGTATGTAGGAGACCGAAAACGGTTAGAAAACAGAGACCACCGAGCTTGTCAAGAGTTCAAGCGCTTGGCCTTTTTCTAGGTATTCCAGGTTGCGGTGGTCTGTCAGGTTCGGACCAGCACAGCGTTCATGTCTTCTGATTGGTCAGGGCGGACAACGGGGCTGAAATTCTGAATGAAATGCCGATAGTTATTAACAAAGCCCAGGAAGCGCTGCATCTCCTTTACGGTCTGAGGCATGGGCCACTGACGCACCGCGGACACCTTGTTCTCGTCCATCCTGACACCAACTGGTGACAGCACCAACTCGAGGAAGGCGACCGTGGGAACGTGAAACTCGCTCTTTTCCAGCTTCACGAAAAGGTGGTGTTGTTGCAGCCGTTGGAGGACCTGTTGGACATGGCTGATGTTTTCTGGTAGTGACCGGGAAAAGGCCTCTTCATCATGTTTGACAACGCCATGTTGCTCACCAACCAGAGTGCGAAAAACGTGGCGTGATCCTGGACAACTCCCTAACATTCTCTGAAAAACATCATATTTGGGGAACTGTTGTCAAGGACCATTTTACCTCACACGGGATGTGATGCAGATACTAATTCAGGACTTCAGCAATTGACTGTTGGTAGAGTCCTTAACTTATGCCATCAAACCCCTGCAACTTATCCAGAATGTTAGAATTTGTCAGACAGGGCTGCTCTGATTGACAGGAACCTGGAATCTCACTTGTTGTAAATGTGAGGAACGTGCTAACTTCATGCATATGTGTACAAGTTTAACACTACCAGTTTGAGGTGCACATGCTTGGAGCAAACGTCTCGATCTTTGACTTTCCTGTATGTACCTACTGTAGTGATTTCAATCATTTTCTcaactttttgtttttagataaatattttaaatgtgcgGTTTCTAAACGTAATGCTATTGGTGTAAACATCCGAAAAGATTCAAACAACCTTGTCAACTTTGAGAGAGGACTGCTCCTGGGTGGCCCATTGTTCTCTGCCTTTGTCAGTTGGCTTGGCACCATCTGGAGTGGATGGGCGGGATGTCCAACTGGGCTGCCTTGTCTAGTTACGCTCTGGTAAAGATCATAATGAAAAGAAAGATTAAGGCTGCCACCGCTCAAAAACTAGTCATAGATTAATGCACAAGACTGATGGCAAATCTGTATAAAACCGAAGCGGCATTCCACCTTATCTGTGAAATACGGTGGTGGCCGTATTCACGATGTGACTGCGGACGGAAGCAGGATGATGAATTCTGATGTGTACAGGAACATCTTGTCTCTCAGACACAACCAAAGGAAAATtcattggacggcgcttcaacACATTGCCATAGCTACCAATTAGTTTTTAGGTCCAAAAACTGCAGTGATCTTGAATTTCAAAGCCAATCACCAGATCTAAATCTGATTGATCACGCCTgtcacatgctgaagacaagactgaaggcATAAAAGCTCTGAAACAAACCGGGTCCAACAGCTACAGTGCTAGCCTGGCAGAACGTCACCAGGGAAAATATACAGCGTCTGGTGATGTCTGTGTAGACTTCAACATgaacacatacatttacatggtgttcatctgtccaaatacttgtGGCACCATAAAATATAGACATACTGTGCTTGAAATCTTGCCAAGATTTGTCACATAAAAAGTGTCCGCAAGAGATTTGGGATCACCctataaagaaatacatttcaccatatttaaaaaagaatctcATTGGCAATTAAATAATAAGTTATAACgcccagatttttttaaatcaattcaTTGATACATGTTGGTCTCATATCTTATGTGGTTTCTGAAAAGTCCCCAAAAAAATTATGCTGTAACCGGATTTAGCAGATATCACACAGAGGCCGGGAACAGGTTCCCCtttaaaattaaacattaaaacctCGAAACCTCATCATTTTTTTCTCGCTTTCTGACCAATCCAGTAAATGGAAAGGAGGAGTTAAAGAAGGACCGCCTTGTTATTAACCGAAGAGAAAAAGTCTGTCTTTCCACTTCCCCATGAAATCTTGAACTTCTGCTTTTCTAGTTCAGTGTGTTCTGGACTCAGCACTGTGCTTGTGATTTAGAACATACTGTTAGCAACGACCTCCGCCTTGTGGACATGCAAGGCAACTACACATCCCCTGTCTCTTTTATAGCTTCATCACATGTAATTAAGTGTAGTAGTACCAAGCTATGTCCACAGTCATTTAGTATGGCCCAGACTGTTGTAGGAGGGCGGGTTACACCAACCTCTGCTTGTCATGTAGAGAACGGCTGGAGTTTTAAGGAAAGTAGGAGGAATGCAACACAGCAGAAAGGCCTATTGAGTGTGTTTGAAAACAGCATTTCAGAATGGCTTCCATCAAGTTAATACAATAATCTGTCCCTTTCGACTAGACTACAGCAGTCTGCCCCAGATTCGAACAGTCTGCATATTCAATCTGTCTTCTTGAGTCTAAGATCTGATTTAATGGTACTGTTGGTGAACAGGCCCCCAGACACACGACGACTGAAACAGTTCTCCTGTGAGAGCTGTtatgagaggaagagaagagaaagagaagaggaaggaagGGGATGGGGAGGAGCTCTCTGCTTtcatataacaaaaaaaacaaaaaaaaaaaacacagaagtgAGAGGTAGAGCGGAAAACATCTCAGACAGCCAAAgtcagagagacggagaggggtgagacggagagggggagagagagagatagaagaagagggggagagacataGTCATGGCTCCTTGGATGAGGACCACTACGGAGAGATATGCCGTAGGTAAGTACTCTGTGCTCACCTGTGCAGACGTGTTtgagtctgtgtctgtgtgtgtatttttgcaGAGGGTGCTGGGCCGTCACCCTCACTTCCTCCACGACAGGATGTGGTAAGGTGTCAGTTAACGGACTCTAACATTCTACACTGACATGAGAACATCTGCACAGTCATGAGGTAGAGAGGTATGGTAGAGATAACTGACAGAGCACCGTGTTCAGAGAAACAAAATGGCTGTCAGAACAGAAAGTGTCTTGGTGACATGGCTGTCAGTGATCACTCAAAACGCGATGGGGGAGGCTCAACAGTGCCATGTTTCCTAATCAGAAAGACTGA
The window above is part of the Esox lucius isolate fEsoLuc1 chromosome 4, fEsoLuc1.pri, whole genome shotgun sequence genome. Proteins encoded here:
- the LOC105025222 gene encoding histamine H2 receptor-like isoform X1 codes for the protein MLSGVIIGISMSLLILLTVCGNVLVCLAVCATRRLRCLTNCFIVSLAVTDLLLGMLVLPFSALSYFTEWPLGPTFCNIYTSLDVMLCTASILTLLAISLDRYLAVTMPLRYSSLVLPRRVAVAMAAVWAVSLAVSFLPIHLGWNTEDGKVQNLGPEEHGECKFELNPSYAAVDASLTFYLPLLVMCWTYYRILRIARGQARRIIHTRPHLNNNGGGDPSSTPPSALNSVTAVALREHKATVTLAAVIGAFVVCWFPYFTMFTIKGLKKQTDFPSKYPIVVWLGYANSALNPVLYAALNRDFRSAYARLLRCGYHGCGRMGRPPCPNAYTPGTMGESGGEVALLCGHTSSCRAGQGETGIIMMLQEVNQGAATASLQHANEVTVNNDRNGSVLPDLNTEPRQTA
- the LOC105025222 gene encoding histamine H2 receptor-like isoform X2, producing MLSGVIIGISMSLLILLTVCGNVLVCLAVCATRRLRCLTNCFIVSLAVTDLLLGMLVLPFSALSYFTEWPLGPTFCNIYTSLDVMLCTASILTLLAISLDRYLAVTMPLRYSSLVLPRRVAVAMAAVWAVSLAVSFLPIHLGWNTEDGKVQNLGPEEHGECKFELNPSYAAVDASLTFYLPLLVMCWTYYRILRIARGQARRIIHTRPHLNNNGGGDPSSTPPSALNSVTAVALREHKATVTLAAVIGAFVVCWFPYFTMFTIKGLKKQTDFPSKYPIVVWLGYANSALNPVLYAALNRDFRSAYARLLRCGYHGCGRMGRPPCPNAYTPGTMGESGGEVALLCGHTSSCRAGQGETGIIMMLQEVNQGAATASLQHANEVTVNNDRSS